One genomic region from Marinobacter szutsaonensis encodes:
- a CDS encoding SDR family NAD(P)-dependent oxidoreductase: MNNSNNTNPGNTDWSLHVGGKTALVTGAAGGLGHSFTQCLLEAGATVIVSGRRREALESLKSDFPEHAGRIHVVTMDVTDEASVTEAFDTMADDVGIPDVVVSNAGVATSKKALDLTGSDWDQVVDTNLKGCWLVANEAARRLSAINRGGSIIMISSILGHRVAGNVAPYAAAKAGVEQLTRALALEWARYGIRVNALAPGYIETDLNRDFFASEPGQKMIRRIPQRRLGQAGDLSGPLLLLASDLSDYMTGSTLVVDGGHLQSSL; the protein is encoded by the coding sequence ATGAACAATTCCAATAACACGAACCCTGGCAATACAGACTGGTCCCTGCACGTTGGCGGCAAGACCGCATTGGTCACCGGCGCCGCTGGCGGTCTGGGCCATAGCTTTACCCAATGCCTGCTCGAGGCCGGCGCCACGGTCATCGTCAGTGGCCGCCGCCGCGAGGCGCTGGAATCCCTCAAGAGCGATTTTCCCGAGCATGCCGGTCGAATCCATGTGGTCACCATGGATGTCACCGACGAGGCGAGTGTTACCGAAGCCTTCGACACCATGGCCGATGACGTCGGCATTCCGGATGTGGTGGTTTCCAATGCCGGTGTCGCCACCAGCAAAAAGGCGCTCGACCTGACTGGCTCCGACTGGGACCAGGTGGTCGACACCAATCTGAAGGGTTGCTGGCTGGTGGCCAATGAGGCCGCCCGTCGTCTGTCCGCCATCAACCGGGGCGGCAGCATCATCATGATTTCTTCCATCCTGGGCCATCGGGTGGCCGGCAACGTGGCGCCCTACGCGGCGGCCAAGGCCGGTGTCGAGCAGTTGACCCGGGCACTGGCGCTGGAGTGGGCCCGCTATGGTATCCGGGTCAATGCGTTGGCGCCGGGCTACATCGAGACCGATCTGAACAGGGACTTTTTCGCCAGTGAGCCCGGTCAGAAAATGATTCGCCGCATCCCCCAGCGCCGACTCGGCCAGGCAGGGGATCTGAGCGGACCATTGCTGTTGCTGGCCTCGGACCTTTCCGACTACATGACCGGCAGCACCCTTGTGGTGGATGGCGGCCATCTTCAATCCTCGCTGTAA
- a CDS encoding phosphotransferase family protein, producing MSALADTFSNFIVRQTGARNARVIEFSKLSGGAIQDNFGLTLELEGGDRPGGQEFVVRQDAPSGVAESLSRSEEFRVLQAAFGAGVTAPEPLWLCEDAEVSGRIFYVMSRASGTASPRKLVKGDLTEDQRRHLVRRLGAELARLHTVRPPMDSLAFLELPTGSNPALSRVGLYRRYLEEIGEPHPVLEWALNWLEDHAPEPGPTVLCHCDFRTGNYMVDGDELTAVLDWEFAAWSDPCEDLGWLCCRSWRFGGDDREVGGVGDKADLLASYREVSGADIDPSAVSYWEVMALVRWAMIALQQARRHMSGEQRSLELALTGRMVAQMEYDLLNQIPELEEGQ from the coding sequence ATGTCTGCTTTGGCCGACACCTTCAGCAATTTTATTGTCCGGCAGACCGGCGCCCGCAACGCGCGGGTCATCGAGTTCAGCAAGCTCTCCGGGGGTGCCATCCAGGACAACTTCGGGTTAACCCTGGAGCTGGAAGGCGGCGACCGGCCGGGCGGGCAGGAATTCGTGGTCCGGCAGGACGCCCCCTCGGGGGTGGCGGAGAGTTTGTCCCGGTCGGAGGAGTTCAGGGTGTTGCAAGCGGCATTCGGCGCCGGAGTTACCGCTCCGGAGCCGCTCTGGCTGTGTGAGGACGCCGAAGTCAGCGGCCGTATCTTTTATGTCATGAGCCGGGCTTCCGGTACCGCCTCGCCACGGAAACTGGTGAAGGGTGATCTTACCGAGGATCAGCGTCGGCACCTCGTGCGCCGGCTCGGTGCCGAGCTGGCCCGGCTGCACACGGTGCGGCCGCCGATGGATTCGCTGGCTTTTCTCGAACTGCCGACAGGGAGCAATCCGGCCCTGAGCCGGGTGGGGCTGTACCGCCGCTACCTTGAGGAAATCGGGGAACCGCATCCGGTGCTGGAATGGGCCCTGAACTGGCTCGAGGACCACGCGCCGGAACCCGGTCCCACGGTGCTGTGCCACTGCGATTTCCGGACCGGAAACTACATGGTGGATGGTGACGAGTTGACCGCGGTGCTGGACTGGGAGTTTGCCGCCTGGAGTGATCCCTGCGAGGACCTCGGCTGGCTCTGCTGCCGCAGCTGGCGCTTCGGTGGTGATGACCGGGAAGTCGGTGGCGTTGGCGACAAAGCAGATCTTCTGGCCAGTTACCGGGAAGTGAGTGGCGCCGACATCGATCCGTCTGCAGTCAGCTACTGGGAAGTCATGGCGCTGGTACGCTGGGCGATGATCGCGCTGCAGCAGGCACGCCGGCATATGTCCGGAGAACAGCGCTCGCTGGAGCTGGCCCTGACCGGGCGCATGGTGGCCCAGATGGAATACGACCTGCTGAACCAGATTCCGGAATTGGAGGAAGGGCAATGA
- a CDS encoding UDP-glucose/GDP-mannose dehydrogenase family protein: protein MRVSIFGLGYVGAVCAASLARRGHEVVGVDVSPVKIELVNSGKSPIVEPGLEELLGDGVRAHRIKGTTEGMAAVRESEMSMICVGTPSKPNGDLDLTFVEKVSRDIGTALREKDGWHLVVVRSTVLPGTVRDVVIPILQEASGKIAGQDFGVCVNPEFLRESTAIKDYDHPPMTVIGQLDDRSGELLAELYGDLDAPLIRKPIEVAEMIKYTCNVWHATKVSFANEIGNIAKSMGVDGRDVMDVMCLDNKLNISRYYMRPGFAFGGSCLPKDVRALTYRANQMDVKHPLLSSIMSSNNEQVAKAFNIVTGYGRRKISMLGLSFKANTDDLRESPLVELAELLIGKGYDLRIFDRNVDYARTNGANREYINQKIPHLSNLMDSDLRGVVEHGDVLVVGNNDELFETVIAEVPEGKRVVDLVGFMKTTTNGVLEGICW from the coding sequence ATGCGTGTAAGCATATTTGGTCTGGGTTATGTGGGTGCCGTTTGTGCGGCGAGTCTGGCCCGTCGCGGTCATGAGGTGGTCGGGGTGGACGTTTCCCCGGTCAAGATCGAGCTGGTGAACAGCGGCAAATCGCCGATCGTTGAGCCGGGCCTTGAAGAGTTGCTGGGGGACGGCGTTCGCGCCCACCGCATCAAAGGGACCACCGAGGGAATGGCCGCTGTACGGGAAAGCGAGATGTCCATGATCTGCGTCGGCACACCCAGCAAGCCCAATGGCGACCTGGATCTGACCTTTGTTGAGAAGGTTTCCCGGGACATCGGCACAGCGCTGCGCGAGAAGGACGGCTGGCACCTGGTGGTGGTTCGCAGCACCGTACTGCCGGGAACCGTGCGGGACGTGGTCATCCCGATCCTGCAAGAGGCCTCGGGAAAGATCGCCGGGCAGGATTTCGGTGTTTGCGTGAACCCGGAATTCCTCCGGGAAAGCACGGCTATCAAGGATTACGACCACCCGCCCATGACCGTGATCGGGCAGCTGGATGACCGCTCCGGTGAGCTCCTCGCGGAACTCTATGGCGATCTGGATGCTCCGCTGATCCGCAAGCCCATCGAAGTGGCGGAAATGATCAAGTACACCTGCAACGTCTGGCACGCGACCAAGGTCAGTTTTGCCAACGAGATCGGCAACATCGCCAAGTCCATGGGTGTGGACGGCCGGGATGTCATGGACGTGATGTGCCTGGACAACAAGCTGAACATCTCCCGCTATTACATGCGCCCCGGCTTCGCCTTTGGCGGTTCCTGTCTGCCCAAGGATGTCCGCGCCCTGACCTACCGGGCCAACCAGATGGACGTCAAACATCCCCTGCTCAGCTCCATCATGAGCAGCAACAACGAGCAAGTGGCCAAGGCCTTCAACATCGTGACCGGTTATGGCCGCCGCAAGATCAGCATGCTGGGCCTGAGCTTCAAGGCCAACACCGACGACCTCAGGGAAAGCCCCCTGGTGGAGCTGGCCGAGCTGCTTATCGGCAAGGGCTATGACCTACGGATCTTTGATCGCAACGTGGATTACGCCCGCACCAACGGCGCCAACCGGGAATACATCAACCAGAAGATCCCCCATCTCTCCAACCTGATGGACAGCGATCTGCGCGGCGTGGTCGAGCATGGGGATGTGCTGGTTGTCGGCAACAACGACGAGCTGTTCGAAACCGTCATCGCGGAAGTGCCCGAAGGCAAACGGGTCGTGGACCTGGTGGGCTTCATGAAAACCACCACCAACGGCGTGCTGGAAGGCATCTGTTGGTAA
- a CDS encoding branched-chain amino acid ABC transporter permease, translating to MSGIGAALLNSLDIGLLLFIIAVGLNIVFGVLNIINFAHGALYMLGAYLAFTLINLVGMPFWAALLLAPIGVAILAVIIDRVLLRFIYSRDVADSLLLTFAILLIINESVRVVWGSGIHVVQPPQLLSGSVELLGSSVSTYSLFVIVIGLLLLAGLWYLFNRTRVGRIMRAAALDRDMAEALCINTRMVVTGVFAFGAWLAAVGGVVAAPMRALDPGMGDKIIIESFIVVVIGGLGSFPGALLGAIILGLIHGFGGRYLPEVNLLLPFLGMALVLLFKPNGIMGKGATA from the coding sequence ATGTCTGGCATCGGAGCGGCGTTGCTGAACAGTCTCGATATCGGGCTGCTGCTATTCATCATCGCAGTGGGTCTGAATATCGTGTTCGGTGTTCTGAACATCATCAACTTTGCCCACGGGGCTCTCTACATGCTGGGAGCCTACCTGGCCTTCACCCTGATCAACCTTGTGGGAATGCCCTTCTGGGCAGCCCTGTTACTGGCACCGATCGGTGTGGCCATCCTGGCCGTCATCATCGATCGGGTGCTGTTGCGATTCATCTACAGCCGGGACGTTGCGGACAGCCTGCTGCTGACCTTCGCGATCCTGCTGATCATCAATGAGAGCGTCCGCGTTGTCTGGGGTAGCGGCATCCACGTGGTCCAGCCACCTCAGCTACTCTCAGGCTCGGTCGAACTGCTGGGCAGTTCCGTGTCCACCTACAGTCTGTTTGTCATTGTCATCGGCCTGCTGTTGCTGGCCGGGCTCTGGTACCTGTTCAACCGCACCCGCGTCGGCCGCATCATGCGCGCCGCGGCGCTGGACCGGGACATGGCCGAAGCCCTGTGTATCAACACCCGCATGGTGGTCACCGGCGTGTTTGCCTTCGGTGCCTGGCTGGCGGCCGTGGGCGGCGTGGTGGCAGCGCCGATGCGGGCACTGGACCCGGGCATGGGTGACAAGATCATCATCGAGTCCTTCATCGTGGTGGTCATCGGCGGCCTCGGCAGCTTCCCGGGAGCCCTGCTCGGTGCCATCATCCTCGGCCTGATTCACGGCTTTGGCGGCCGCTATCTGCCGGAAGTGAACCTGCTGCTGCCGTTCCTTGGCATGGCGCTGGTTCTGTTGTTCAAACCCAATGGCATCATGGGCAAGGGGGCGACCGCATGA
- a CDS encoding DUF6285 domain-containing protein, translating to MINEPDSRDLLTEARQVLLDSLVPDLAGEQKYQALMIANAMGMAIREIEQRAQGEPDATDRSLSQFLAGHQLPDDPSEGEQTLARALRDRRLDGDDPELRSVLKGMTEARLRINNPGFLK from the coding sequence ATGATCAACGAACCGGATAGCCGCGACCTGCTGACCGAGGCCCGCCAGGTGTTGCTGGATTCCCTGGTACCGGATCTGGCCGGGGAACAGAAATACCAGGCCCTGATGATCGCCAACGCCATGGGCATGGCCATCCGGGAGATCGAGCAGCGGGCGCAAGGTGAGCCTGACGCCACCGACCGGTCGCTGTCGCAATTCCTGGCCGGACACCAGTTGCCGGATGACCCTTCAGAGGGTGAGCAGACCCTCGCCCGGGCCCTCCGTGACCGCCGGCTCGATGGCGATGATCCGGAATTGAGATCGGTTCTGAAGGGCATGACGGAGGCCCGGTTGCGAATCAACAATCCGGGCTTTCTGAAGTAA
- a CDS encoding glycosyltransferase family 2 protein, producing the protein MIPDNPFSRAGGWCLYLAALGSLAVALPREFIVPGGAHFILLIGGIGLWRYSVGITHFVRGMYFLHHAYPILRRKARKLGDEGAPSHVFLMVTSFRIDAATTAQVYESIIREAIDCGWPTTVVASIVELSDEMLMRSLWRKLNPPERVQLNLVRIPGTGKRDGLAYGFRAISRAIPDDNAIVAVVDGDTVLDPGVVRKTAPYFKLMPQVGALTTNEFCEVKGSYMMSEWHKLRFAQRHINMCSMGLSRRVLTLTGRMSVFRASVVTRPEFISDVEYDSLNHWRLGQFRFLTGDDKSSWYSMMRLGYDTFYVPDASIHTVEHPPDPSFIRSARQLMFRWYGNNLRQNSRATKLGPGRLGWFTWYVLWDQRISMWTSILGLTAAIVAAIKYSGVILIAYLLWIGLTRLVLSAMLVATGHPVGPAYPLILYFNQIFGSLMKIYVFFRLDRQSWTRQKTSYSTDSASFQQRMNRWSSRIMTFSASSVFLATVMFIV; encoded by the coding sequence ATGATTCCGGACAACCCCTTCTCTCGTGCCGGTGGCTGGTGCCTGTACCTGGCGGCACTGGGATCGCTTGCGGTCGCCCTGCCCAGGGAGTTCATTGTCCCCGGCGGCGCGCATTTCATTCTGCTGATCGGCGGTATCGGCCTCTGGCGTTACTCCGTGGGCATCACCCATTTTGTCCGGGGCATGTACTTCCTGCATCACGCTTACCCGATCCTTCGTCGCAAGGCCCGGAAACTGGGGGATGAGGGAGCGCCGTCCCATGTCTTCCTGATGGTGACCAGCTTCCGGATCGACGCCGCCACCACCGCACAGGTCTACGAGTCCATCATCCGGGAAGCCATCGACTGTGGCTGGCCGACTACCGTGGTCGCCTCCATCGTGGAACTGTCCGATGAAATGCTGATGCGCTCGCTCTGGCGCAAGCTCAACCCACCGGAGCGGGTCCAGCTGAATCTGGTCCGGATCCCCGGCACCGGCAAGCGCGACGGCCTGGCCTATGGCTTCCGGGCCATTTCCCGCGCCATTCCCGATGACAACGCCATCGTTGCGGTGGTTGACGGCGACACCGTTCTTGATCCCGGCGTGGTCCGCAAGACCGCCCCCTATTTCAAGCTGATGCCGCAAGTGGGCGCACTGACCACCAACGAATTCTGTGAGGTGAAGGGCAGCTACATGATGTCCGAGTGGCACAAGCTGCGCTTTGCTCAGCGGCACATCAACATGTGCTCCATGGGACTGTCCCGACGCGTCCTGACGCTGACCGGCCGGATGTCGGTCTTCCGCGCCAGCGTGGTGACTCGCCCGGAGTTCATCTCCGACGTGGAGTACGACTCCCTCAACCACTGGCGGCTGGGCCAGTTCCGGTTCCTGACCGGCGACGACAAGTCCAGCTGGTACAGCATGATGCGCCTGGGCTACGACACCTTCTACGTGCCCGATGCGTCCATCCACACCGTCGAGCATCCGCCCGATCCGAGCTTCATCCGCTCGGCCAGGCAGCTCATGTTCCGGTGGTATGGCAATAACCTGCGCCAGAACAGCCGGGCCACCAAGCTGGGGCCGGGCCGCCTGGGATGGTTCACCTGGTACGTGCTCTGGGATCAGAGAATCTCCATGTGGACCAGCATCCTGGGCCTGACCGCCGCGATCGTGGCAGCGATCAAGTACTCCGGCGTGATCCTGATCGCCTACCTGCTCTGGATCGGCCTTACCCGCCTGGTGCTGAGCGCCATGCTGGTGGCCACCGGGCACCCGGTCGGACCGGCCTACCCGCTGATCCTGTACTTCAACCAGATCTTCGGGTCGCTGATGAAGATCTATGTGTTCTTCCGGCTCGACCGGCAGTCCTGGACACGCCAGAAGACCAGTTACAGCACGGATTCGGCCTCGTTCCAGCAGCGCATGAACCGCTGGTCATCCCGGATCATGACGTTCTCTGCCTCCAGCGTCTTCCTGGCAACCGTCATGTTCATCGTGTGA
- a CDS encoding ABC transporter substrate-binding protein, which produces MKKTSMKKLLVAMTAAATLGTAGTSYAEDPIQIGGIYILSGSAATYGEFAQKGINLAVDEINASGGILGRQVEMVYEDSQGKASVAIQAARKLVYSEGVEALVGLDSSGVAQGMVPTMPELQKPLIITHAATPDVTGKLCNPFTYRISVNVAQNMKAAALVAAETDATNWTTIGPDYAFGHQSWEFFGNYLKEIKPDVNLMSETNFPRFGAEDFTPFIDRVMNSDAEGVLISVWGGDLVNFIRQANTRGFFDKDMEVMFTVGAATEVLSALGEEMPEGVHLSTRYWYDAYDNEVNDRFVKAYMDAYGTPPSYNAEGAYAAIYAYKQAMEAAGTTEGPAVAKALSGMSMEAPNGTVTFRAGDHQAMVSPNWGVSGPMHPEHGIRTLTNLQIFDGEEVARTIEETGCKL; this is translated from the coding sequence ATGAAAAAAACAAGCATGAAGAAACTGCTGGTTGCGATGACCGCAGCCGCAACTCTCGGTACCGCCGGGACCAGCTATGCCGAGGATCCGATCCAGATTGGCGGAATCTACATTCTGTCCGGCAGTGCTGCCACTTACGGTGAGTTTGCCCAGAAGGGTATTAACCTGGCGGTGGATGAAATCAACGCCTCCGGCGGCATCCTGGGTCGCCAGGTGGAAATGGTCTATGAGGATAGCCAGGGCAAAGCCTCGGTGGCCATCCAGGCCGCCCGGAAACTGGTCTATTCCGAGGGTGTTGAAGCCCTGGTGGGCCTGGACAGCTCGGGTGTTGCCCAGGGCATGGTGCCGACCATGCCGGAGTTGCAGAAGCCGCTGATCATCACCCACGCCGCCACGCCGGATGTCACCGGCAAACTGTGTAACCCGTTCACCTACCGCATCAGCGTCAACGTGGCCCAGAACATGAAGGCTGCGGCTCTGGTTGCGGCGGAAACGGATGCCACCAACTGGACCACCATCGGTCCGGACTACGCCTTCGGTCACCAATCCTGGGAATTCTTCGGTAATTACCTGAAGGAAATCAAGCCGGACGTGAACCTGATGTCGGAGACCAACTTCCCGCGCTTCGGTGCCGAGGACTTCACGCCATTCATCGACCGGGTGATGAACTCGGATGCCGAGGGTGTGCTGATCTCCGTCTGGGGTGGTGACCTGGTCAACTTCATCCGTCAGGCCAACACCCGTGGCTTCTTCGACAAGGACATGGAAGTGATGTTCACCGTGGGTGCCGCCACCGAGGTGCTGTCCGCCCTGGGTGAGGAAATGCCCGAAGGTGTGCACCTGTCTACACGCTACTGGTATGACGCCTACGACAATGAAGTGAATGATCGCTTTGTCAAAGCCTACATGGATGCCTATGGTACGCCGCCCAGCTATAACGCCGAGGGTGCCTACGCCGCCATCTATGCCTACAAGCAGGCGATGGAAGCGGCCGGAACCACCGAGGGTCCGGCTGTGGCCAAGGCCCTCAGTGGCATGAGCATGGAAGCGCCGAATGGTACCGTGACCTTCCGTGCCGGAGATCACCAGGCCATGGTCAGCCCGAACTGGGGTGTTTCCGGCCCGATGCATCCCGAGCACGGTATCCGGACCCTGACCAACCTGCAGATCTTTGACGGTGAAGAAGTAGCCCGCACCATCGAAGAGACCGGTTGCAAGCTCTGA
- a CDS encoding long-chain-fatty-acid--CoA ligase, which translates to MNKYKNLNKTAANHSALTPLTLLQRSARVYPDKQAVIDDDMTLSYRDLYRRCRQMADALRARGIASGDTVSILCPNSHEMLESHYSVPMAGAVLNAMNIRLDAGTLSFILAHGEARVLFYDTQWENQVRAAIAELEVPPLLVAIERKAGASEGLADLDYESLLAEGDPEASWSQPDEEWDAITLNYTSGTTGNPKGVVYHHRGAYLAAMSNAMAFDMTAETVYLWTLPMFHCNGWAYTWAITAVGGTHVCLREVDTREIYRRIEEYGVTHMCGAPVVMNMLVQDLGRENLTLSRRARFALGGAAPPSSVIRKAEEIGFEITHLYGLTETFGPSTLCVPQPEWQALPLEERAIKMSRQGVPTHGLDDVDILDMASGEPVPADGRTMGEICIRGNTVMKGYLKNAEATDKAFRNGWFHTGDLAVMHPDRYVEIRDRAKDVIISGGENISSLEVEEVLYRHPKVSEAAVVAMPDEKWGEVPCAFVNPIDDGDELTAEDIIAFCRDNMAHFKAPRKVVLGELPKTATGKIRKNILRDSLSR; encoded by the coding sequence ATGAACAAGTACAAGAACCTGAACAAGACCGCCGCCAACCATTCCGCCCTGACCCCGCTGACTCTGCTGCAGCGCTCGGCGCGGGTCTACCCGGACAAGCAGGCGGTCATCGACGATGACATGACCCTGTCCTACCGGGACCTGTATCGCCGTTGCCGGCAGATGGCGGATGCCCTGCGCGCCCGGGGCATTGCCTCCGGTGACACGGTTTCGATCCTGTGCCCCAACAGCCATGAGATGCTCGAGTCCCACTACTCGGTGCCCATGGCGGGGGCGGTGCTTAACGCCATGAACATCCGTCTGGACGCGGGCACCCTCTCATTCATCCTGGCCCACGGTGAGGCGCGGGTGCTGTTCTACGACACCCAGTGGGAAAATCAGGTCCGGGCGGCGATTGCCGAGCTCGAGGTGCCGCCACTGCTGGTGGCCATCGAGCGCAAGGCCGGCGCCAGCGAAGGTCTGGCGGATCTGGATTATGAGTCCCTGCTCGCGGAGGGCGACCCGGAGGCATCGTGGTCGCAGCCGGACGAGGAGTGGGATGCCATCACCCTGAACTACACCTCCGGCACCACCGGCAATCCGAAGGGCGTGGTCTACCATCATCGAGGGGCCTATCTGGCCGCCATGTCGAACGCCATGGCCTTCGACATGACCGCCGAGACCGTCTACCTGTGGACCCTGCCCATGTTCCACTGCAACGGCTGGGCCTACACCTGGGCGATCACCGCCGTCGGCGGCACCCATGTCTGCCTGCGGGAAGTGGATACCCGGGAGATCTATCGTCGGATCGAGGAATACGGCGTGACCCACATGTGTGGCGCCCCGGTGGTGATGAACATGCTGGTGCAGGATCTCGGCCGTGAGAATCTGACACTCTCGCGGCGCGCGCGATTCGCCCTGGGTGGTGCCGCCCCTCCCAGCAGCGTGATCCGCAAGGCGGAGGAAATCGGTTTCGAAATCACCCACCTTTACGGCCTGACCGAAACGTTTGGTCCGTCCACCCTGTGCGTGCCCCAGCCGGAATGGCAGGCGCTGCCGCTCGAGGAGCGGGCGATCAAGATGTCCCGCCAGGGCGTGCCCACCCATGGCCTGGACGACGTGGACATCCTCGATATGGCCAGTGGCGAGCCGGTACCGGCCGATGGCAGGACCATGGGCGAGATCTGCATCCGGGGCAACACTGTGATGAAGGGCTATCTCAAGAACGCGGAAGCCACCGACAAGGCCTTCCGGAATGGCTGGTTTCATACCGGCGACCTGGCGGTCATGCACCCCGACCGCTACGTTGAAATCCGGGACCGGGCCAAGGACGTGATCATCTCCGGCGGCGAGAACATCTCCAGCCTGGAGGTGGAGGAAGTGCTCTACCGGCACCCGAAAGTCTCCGAAGCGGCGGTGGTGGCCATGCCCGACGAGAAGTGGGGCGAGGTGCCCTGTGCCTTCGTCAACCCCATCGATGACGGTGACGAGCTGACCGCCGAGGACATTATTGCCTTTTGCCGGGACAACATGGCGCACTTCAAGGCGCCGAGGAAGGTGGTGCTGGGCGAGCTGCCCAAGACCGCCACTGGCAAGATCCGCAAGAACATTCTCCGGGACTCCCTGTCCCGATGA
- a CDS encoding acyl-CoA dehydrogenase family protein, with translation MDFNLNPRNESYRKRIRDFVEQELLPLEQNPDAYDEHENIAPEYLEQMRAKAREQGLWCLQIPEHLGGQGLDISGMAACYEEMNRSIFGPVVFNSAAPDDGNMIVLAKVATEAQQERWLKPIVEGRVRSSFAMTEPPPGCGSDPGMMQTTATRKGDRWVIHGHKHYITGAGEASHFILIARTSDDTRKGLSAFMFHKDDPGWEVVRRIPIMGPEEHGGHCEIRFDGLEIPDENRLMEVGDGLKVTQIRLGTARLTHCMRWLGLARRSLEIATDYVEKRESFGQTLAQREGVQWLLGEAAMEIQIGRLLTMHAAWKLDQGDFARKEVSMAKVAVADTLHKAVDTAIQLCGARGYSKDTPLEWIYRYARQARLVDGASEVHKMVFSKLLLSERTDFWHWGVKP, from the coding sequence GTGGACTTCAATCTGAACCCCAGGAACGAGTCGTACCGGAAACGCATCCGGGACTTTGTGGAACAGGAGCTGTTACCGCTGGAGCAGAACCCGGACGCTTATGACGAGCATGAGAACATTGCGCCGGAATATCTGGAGCAGATGCGCGCCAAGGCCAGGGAGCAGGGCCTGTGGTGCCTGCAGATTCCCGAGCATCTCGGTGGCCAGGGGCTGGATATCTCCGGCATGGCGGCCTGCTACGAGGAGATGAACCGGTCCATCTTCGGGCCGGTGGTGTTCAACTCCGCAGCGCCCGATGACGGCAACATGATCGTGTTGGCCAAGGTGGCCACCGAGGCCCAGCAGGAGCGTTGGCTCAAGCCCATTGTCGAGGGTCGGGTCCGGTCGTCGTTCGCCATGACCGAGCCACCTCCCGGCTGCGGCTCGGACCCGGGCATGATGCAGACCACCGCCACCCGCAAGGGCGACCGCTGGGTGATCCATGGTCACAAGCATTACATCACCGGGGCCGGGGAAGCGTCCCATTTCATTTTGATTGCCCGTACCTCCGACGATACCCGCAAGGGCCTGAGCGCCTTCATGTTCCACAAGGACGATCCGGGCTGGGAAGTGGTGCGCCGCATTCCGATCATGGGGCCGGAGGAGCACGGTGGCCATTGCGAGATCCGTTTTGACGGCCTGGAAATTCCCGACGAGAACCGGCTGATGGAAGTGGGCGATGGCCTCAAAGTGACCCAGATCCGCCTGGGCACGGCCCGTCTGACCCACTGTATGCGCTGGCTGGGACTGGCCCGTCGTTCCCTGGAAATCGCCACCGATTATGTCGAGAAGCGTGAATCCTTCGGCCAGACCCTGGCCCAGCGTGAAGGTGTCCAGTGGCTACTGGGCGAGGCCGCGATGGAGATCCAGATCGGCCGGCTGCTGACCATGCACGCGGCCTGGAAGCTCGATCAGGGCGACTTTGCCCGCAAGGAAGTGTCCATGGCCAAGGTTGCAGTGGCCGATACCCTGCACAAGGCCGTCGATACCGCCATTCAGCTGTGCGGTGCCCGGGGCTATTCCAAGGACACCCCGCTGGAGTGGATCTACCGCTATGCCCGCCAGGCACGCCTGGTGGATGGCGCCTCGGAAGTGCACAAGATGGTGTTCTCGAAGCTGCTGCTGTCGGAGCGCACCGACTTCTGGCACTGGGGAGTGAAGCCCTGA